Proteins encoded in a region of the candidate division KSB1 bacterium genome:
- a CDS encoding sigma-70 family RNA polymerase sigma factor, which translates to MSEELFLRLLDEDDCQAWQFFVTTYSRFVLRIVGHFVTDYDDKMDAFLFVCQGLAANRLKRLKGFRKDPDVPCKFTTWLVPVVRNLVIDWFRHKRGRKRLSKAVAALPPPAQWVFRYCFQLGYAPAEAFELIRQRHAPTVRFDEVRAAIGQIREALGGSRVWEVLQASQRGAPMLPAESGVGEEERAGVELTDGQPPPDAQADREQLRAVLHRLIEELPPQEKLLLRLRFDEGLSPAEIAGLLRYPHVRVVYQGIRQAVHHLRVRLRKEGWKSDDFAALTQETPP; encoded by the coding sequence ATGAGCGAGGAACTCTTCCTCCGCCTCCTCGACGAAGATGATTGCCAGGCGTGGCAGTTCTTCGTCACCACCTACTCGCGGTTTGTCCTGCGGATTGTCGGTCACTTTGTCACCGACTATGACGACAAGATGGATGCGTTCCTTTTTGTGTGTCAAGGGCTGGCTGCCAACCGCCTGAAACGCCTCAAGGGGTTCAGAAAGGACCCCGACGTTCCCTGCAAGTTCACCACCTGGCTCGTCCCGGTGGTCCGCAATTTGGTCATCGATTGGTTCCGGCACAAGAGGGGGCGGAAGCGCCTCAGCAAGGCGGTGGCCGCGCTTCCTCCGCCGGCGCAGTGGGTCTTCAGGTACTGCTTTCAGCTCGGGTACGCTCCGGCAGAGGCCTTCGAGCTCATTCGGCAACGCCACGCACCCACTGTGCGCTTTGACGAAGTACGGGCTGCCATAGGTCAAATCCGAGAGGCGCTTGGCGGGAGCAGAGTGTGGGAAGTTCTACAGGCATCCCAACGAGGCGCCCCCATGCTGCCAGCCGAAAGTGGCGTGGGCGAAGAAGAACGGGCGGGTGTGGAGCTAACTGACGGACAGCCTCCCCCCGACGCTCAGGCGGACAGAGAGCAGCTGCGCGCGGTGTTACACCGCCTGATTGAGGAACTCCCTCCGCAGGAAAAATTGCTCCTCCGCCTGCGGTTCGACGAGGGGCTCTCGCCAGCCGAGATTGCTGGGCTCCTCCGGTATCCGCATGTACGGGTTGTTTACCAAGGGATTAGGCAAGCCGTACACCATCTGCGCGTACGACTGCGCAAGGAGGGGTGGAAATCTGATGACTTTGCTGCTCTGACACAAGAAACGCCACCCTAA
- a CDS encoding zf-HC2 domain-containing protein — MPHLTIHQLLELQELGGSKALATEAAEHLQRCGRCRELYLLLNAIATQWSRSDRREFLQAGRTCLKEAEVASYLEGESESQRHAVEEHLLSCRRCLHAVLDSYRLLHAPASGEPEEVPVWALRKAQAMVRPKFGQRLRHLLAGWRGAFTNVPVGWRWAGAAATLIALVALTSVLGPLSPKQIARRGQVASGQLKLYAPRSTAWVQPEELRFRWQAISKAREYRVVVLDAIGDTTWTVLSTRAEAVPPPGMVEFRVGATYFWTVEAHLEDGSAVSSGLGCFGITSK; from the coding sequence ATGCCTCACTTGACGATACATCAGCTCCTGGAGTTGCAGGAGCTGGGTGGGAGCAAAGCCTTGGCAACCGAGGCCGCAGAGCACCTTCAACGGTGTGGTCGATGTCGAGAGCTCTACCTTCTTCTGAATGCGATCGCCACACAATGGTCAAGAAGCGACCGGAGAGAGTTTCTGCAGGCCGGCCGAACTTGTTTGAAAGAGGCCGAAGTCGCCTCCTACTTGGAGGGCGAAAGCGAGTCCCAACGCCACGCCGTGGAAGAGCACTTGCTTTCGTGCCGGCGCTGCCTGCATGCGGTGCTCGATTCGTACCGATTGCTCCACGCGCCGGCGAGCGGCGAACCGGAAGAGGTGCCTGTCTGGGCGCTTCGGAAAGCACAGGCGATGGTGCGCCCCAAGTTTGGTCAACGACTACGACACCTCCTCGCGGGCTGGCGTGGAGCATTCACGAACGTGCCGGTCGGGTGGCGATGGGCTGGAGCTGCGGCAACCCTGATCGCGCTAGTCGCATTGACCAGCGTGCTCGGCCCCCTGTCGCCCAAGCAGATTGCACGCCGCGGACAAGTGGCAAGTGGACAATTGAAGCTTTATGCGCCACGGTCCACCGCATGGGTGCAGCCAGAAGAGCTCCGCTTTCGATGGCAAGCGATATCGAAAGCGCGAGAGTATCGAGTCGTGGTCTTGGACGCAATAGGCGACACCACATGGACCGTGCTGAGCACGCGTGCGGAGGCGGTGCCACCTCCTGGGATGGTGGAGTTTCGGGTCGGCGCGACGTATTTCTGGACCGTGGAGGCACACCTTGAGGACGGTTCTGCCGTTTCTTCCGGGCTCGGTTGTTTTGGCATAACGTCGAAGTAG
- a CDS encoding CHAT domain-containing protein: MWRCGPASLLLLLTALGWSQGIEQGFVEDFAGRRLGPAWHVIRWTGSPWSYHVPSQFSLTEHPGHLRFRLGAMVMDSPQPSFAGYWYYPSLSLRRRIHGTSWGCLIKVTYFLPLANMREFYTDIRFGSPDHPGLLLRFLRSRDIEPQFDVHTVTISGAEQSLQASILHAEDRWDREVFTYYYRVVREDRTLTVQWSADGSSYATALVFTMASELTREQWISISGSAWFTPSGSYADYDYVAVVPAGQLYSSEVALPEQVVCAEEPRLGTRTHTSISTRLAHLERLVKETEEVTPHLIDDEFKARFVASRMWVYEQVMAVLWELHQRYPHKGYQREAFRYAERAKARAFLQLLAEGKVHAHDEVSSGLTARQHQLLERLAELEERLSRKDLSEGHKRSAAQELSQTIAGLGNLRSELAHENPRYAQLLYPEPLPMDALQGDLPERAVFLQFFLGDQRSYLWAVTRDTVLMYALPSRGDIERHAAFYVDLLSATPPIASWAEAGHHLFCELFGQLPREMLRERHLIIAPDGVLNYLPFGALLIQTPDYFLANDCAISYAPSASARHMLRQWYDERPGSWQYQIVALGDPELPRQTWESASSFNLKRLKHARHEVKRVARLFPQHTALARVGHDANESFAKGQQVRHARFVHFATHSVLDETVLCRSGLLLAPDKEAGEDGHLRMSEVFDLRLDAELVVLSACQTARGRLFRGEGVRGLTSAFLYAGASSVLVSLWNVDDRSTQRLMEAFYRHLAQGVTKADALHRAQTELRRDKAYAHPFYWAPFVLIGDER; this comes from the coding sequence ATGTGGCGATGCGGGCCTGCATCGCTCCTGTTGCTGCTCACGGCTCTCGGCTGGAGCCAGGGCATAGAGCAGGGATTCGTGGAGGACTTTGCTGGGCGGCGATTGGGGCCTGCCTGGCATGTCATCCGATGGACAGGGTCACCGTGGTCCTACCATGTGCCGTCACAGTTCTCCCTGACTGAGCACCCAGGACATCTCCGTTTTCGGCTGGGCGCCATGGTGATGGATTCACCCCAACCTTCTTTCGCTGGCTATTGGTACTACCCTTCTCTTTCACTCCGGCGCCGCATTCACGGCACTTCCTGGGGTTGTTTGATCAAGGTCACCTACTTCTTACCCCTGGCGAACATGCGCGAGTTCTACACTGACATCCGCTTTGGGTCGCCAGACCACCCTGGTCTCTTGTTGCGCTTCCTACGCAGCCGCGACATTGAGCCGCAGTTCGACGTCCACACGGTGACCATTTCCGGCGCTGAGCAGTCCCTTCAGGCCTCCATATTGCACGCGGAGGATCGCTGGGACAGGGAGGTTTTTACCTACTACTATCGGGTGGTGCGAGAAGATAGGACACTGACCGTGCAATGGAGCGCCGACGGGAGCTCCTACGCTACCGCTCTGGTCTTCACCATGGCTTCGGAGCTGACAAGGGAACAGTGGATATCGATAAGCGGTTCGGCCTGGTTCACGCCTTCCGGCTCTTACGCCGACTATGACTACGTGGCGGTGGTGCCAGCGGGCCAGCTATACTCCTCGGAGGTGGCACTGCCCGAACAGGTGGTCTGCGCGGAGGAACCACGTCTTGGCACTCGGACACACACCTCTATTAGCACGCGCCTTGCGCACCTCGAGCGGTTGGTCAAAGAAACCGAGGAGGTGACGCCGCACCTCATCGATGATGAATTCAAAGCTCGTTTTGTGGCGAGCAGAATGTGGGTTTATGAACAGGTTATGGCGGTCCTATGGGAGCTTCACCAGCGCTACCCACACAAGGGCTATCAGCGAGAGGCCTTCCGGTATGCGGAGCGGGCAAAAGCTCGTGCCTTCTTGCAACTTCTGGCCGAAGGCAAAGTGCACGCGCACGACGAGGTATCCTCCGGCCTGACAGCCCGTCAGCACCAATTGCTGGAACGCCTTGCAGAATTGGAGGAGCGTCTTTCCAGAAAGGACCTTTCCGAGGGCCACAAACGCAGCGCCGCACAGGAACTTTCCCAAACGATTGCCGGACTGGGTAATCTGCGCAGTGAGCTCGCGCATGAGAATCCCCGCTACGCCCAACTCCTGTATCCTGAACCATTACCCATGGACGCCCTCCAGGGGGACCTGCCCGAGCGTGCGGTCTTTCTCCAATTCTTCCTCGGCGACCAACGTTCCTACCTTTGGGCAGTCACGCGCGATACAGTATTGATGTACGCACTGCCTTCCCGCGGTGACATCGAGCGGCACGCGGCGTTTTACGTCGACCTGCTATCGGCAACGCCTCCTATTGCGAGTTGGGCAGAGGCAGGGCACCACCTCTTCTGCGAGCTTTTCGGACAGCTCCCGCGCGAAATGCTGCGAGAGAGGCACCTCATCATTGCGCCGGACGGGGTACTCAACTACCTTCCCTTTGGCGCACTGCTGATTCAGACGCCGGACTACTTTCTTGCCAATGACTGTGCCATCTCCTATGCTCCCTCCGCTTCAGCCCGGCACATGCTGCGCCAATGGTACGACGAGCGCCCTGGCAGCTGGCAATACCAGATTGTCGCTTTGGGGGACCCGGAGCTCCCGCGCCAGACCTGGGAGTCTGCCTCCTCGTTCAACCTCAAGAGGCTCAAGCACGCGCGTCACGAGGTGAAACGGGTTGCCAGACTTTTCCCGCAGCACACGGCTTTGGCGAGAGTGGGGCACGATGCTAACGAGAGCTTTGCCAAAGGCCAGCAAGTCCGCCATGCACGATTCGTTCACTTTGCTACCCATTCCGTGCTGGACGAAACGGTGCTTTGCCGCTCGGGTCTGCTGCTTGCGCCGGACAAGGAGGCCGGCGAGGACGGCCACCTGCGCATGAGCGAGGTCTTTGACTTGCGGCTTGACGCAGAGCTGGTGGTTCTCTCGGCGTGCCAGACGGCGCGCGGCCGACTGTTCCGCGGCGAAGGGGTCCGTGGCTTGACAAGCGCCTTTCTCTACGCCGGGGCATCCTCCGTGCTTGTAAGCCTCTGGAACGTGGACGATCGCTCCACCCAGAGGCTGATGGAGGCTTTCTACCGCCATCTAGCCCAAGGAGTGACCAAGGCCGATGCCCTCCACAGGGCCCAGACGGAACTGCGGCGGGACAAGGCCTATGCCCACCCCTTCTACTGGGCCCCCTTTGTCTTGATCGGCGACGAGCGATAG
- a CDS encoding FecR domain-containing protein, which yields MNHRHGSLSVSAVLVLFIVAWVLLIVSTSRAQVTSTVTVPGDASFRSYGYGGLFCGPGGAPVDVGLNLSGLDTCMVAISASGSVVAAGQASHNPDGMILSGTYRAAGGVTYGPGSCVPGSKAARGLPVPSGCFGSLIGLFVGEKLEALGRPFQVGSSAELSIPKGARRLLLAVNDDGYCDNGGAFQVTAQLQARELLFSPLGMLRAITGQVWLSGFGAMSGTPAYHKDRIATGANGSAQADLSNGYQVRTASSTDFTLEISASAACELQTRGKMNKGEGFFKRLKRLLRPPSKFEIHTPTCVLGVRGTAFSVSVDSTGPSTVVTVFEDTVDILSSSDGEVLATLWATGDGHCQRAVIDSAGVVHGPVWVDGDSADYSFPPYQEVPPDTLPPELFGLTDQILPGGTIRLGGRVRDDLAPACRVYVTARPGRYENVLQPVALTGPNELGEFSLEVTLMDGSRPASVLLAISDPAHNVAWHDLQVPLARHTWFVDSANVSGIEDGSAEHPFNTVQEGINAAGLGDTVRVAAGTYREHLEVGWDSDVTLVGAGPSRTVVWPQTYAGAALRVGEQSKVAVQGMAFHGADCAIDLGKKAGLRLENFLIEYCRRGLNTSGIDAEIDARRGRISHCQIGVHGGEHLPIRLTNILFERIGLDHAGDAGVVADGTVEIVNCTFGEHYGEDYSVPAIEILNGPVTIRNTIIWNCGWAVKGKTEECQVEYSCFGGLEHVPGAYYRDCSQGGTNLPYGTNPLFVAPHYPDYDYHLLPTSPCIDAGDPSDDYSLEPEPNGGRIDMGAYGNTAEATPSGLGAVLFLPDTSVQSGASIGIPVTVSTDSSIALAQFVIDFDSACVAFVGAQVGADAPGFAVSSVNDNLPFAPEGYGPLNKNVLVQISGGGAACFSGSEKRVVLLQFTVLGAPGWMTWLRFDTRPSHCFLTTSNLKDIGAGNIRFRHGSVSVLNEYAISGQVSYCTSARPVPQAQVLLDGQVVATTDYAGNYLIPTLLAGTYSLNVQKHGDLRGAISGADALALLRHLAFLPPPLNQCQLRAGDLTGDGNISGADAIALLRYLAFFTTGTGRAGIWVFEPDAALVSGPPDTRQEFVANLLGDVTQNWASSPTGLERISPLASETSLPTESENVGAQWTTKAKVILPDTTIVPGSKVALPILVTTDSVIALAQFVINYDSTAIRVDSVRVGRNAANFFLRSNTSLPFSASFPNGKNLLVQVWSADPSQGFTGDSAEVALLHISGIGTAEQWSPLVIDSEPERTFLTTPNLYDIRAAEILFIPGRVSLPVELISFQAQFEHNRVRLNWIAAAEHGAFAYEVERSRDNVTFVTIGRVNAQPSGREATSYEFVDFAAASGVTYYRLKQLHQDGTMSYSAPIRVDIPAPRAFQLHQNYPNPFNMETTIRYELARRTRIVLIVSDPLGREVRRLVQDSHEPGYYSAVWDGRDDFGRDLPSGVYFLRLSGEGFAPMVRKAALIK from the coding sequence ATGAACCACCGCCATGGTTCCCTATCCGTCTCCGCGGTGCTCGTACTTTTCATCGTCGCGTGGGTGCTCCTCATTGTGAGCACCTCTCGCGCACAAGTGACAAGCACCGTAACGGTACCCGGCGATGCCTCCTTCCGGTCTTACGGGTATGGTGGGTTATTTTGCGGACCGGGTGGGGCACCTGTGGACGTGGGTCTCAATCTCAGTGGTCTCGACACCTGTATGGTCGCGATATCCGCCAGTGGCTCAGTGGTGGCTGCAGGGCAAGCCTCCCACAATCCGGACGGAATGATCCTCAGCGGCACCTACCGAGCGGCGGGGGGCGTCACCTATGGCCCAGGGAGCTGCGTGCCCGGCAGCAAAGCAGCGCGGGGTCTCCCGGTTCCCTCTGGGTGTTTTGGCAGCCTGATAGGCCTGTTTGTCGGTGAGAAACTTGAAGCCCTTGGGAGACCCTTTCAAGTGGGCTCGTCGGCCGAGCTCTCCATCCCAAAGGGGGCACGGCGGCTGCTCCTTGCCGTTAATGACGACGGCTACTGTGACAATGGAGGGGCCTTTCAGGTCACCGCTCAGCTGCAAGCGAGAGAACTGCTCTTTTCACCCTTGGGAATGCTGCGCGCCATCACGGGGCAGGTGTGGCTCAGCGGTTTCGGAGCCATGAGCGGAACGCCCGCCTACCACAAGGACAGAATCGCAACCGGGGCGAATGGCTCTGCACAAGCCGATCTCTCCAATGGCTACCAGGTCCGTACGGCAAGTTCCACTGACTTCACCTTAGAGATCTCTGCCTCGGCAGCATGTGAGCTCCAAACGCGTGGAAAAATGAACAAAGGGGAGGGGTTCTTCAAGAGATTGAAGAGGCTCCTCCGCCCGCCAAGCAAGTTTGAGATCCACACGCCTACTTGCGTCTTGGGGGTGAGAGGCACGGCCTTTAGCGTCTCGGTGGACTCGACTGGCCCCAGCACGGTGGTCACCGTGTTCGAGGATACCGTGGACATCCTCAGCTCAAGTGACGGCGAAGTGCTTGCTACCTTATGGGCCACCGGCGACGGTCATTGCCAGCGGGCAGTCATCGACAGTGCAGGCGTAGTCCATGGCCCCGTGTGGGTCGATGGCGACAGCGCCGACTACTCCTTTCCCCCATACCAGGAGGTACCACCCGACACGCTTCCGCCCGAACTCTTCGGACTCACGGACCAAATCCTGCCAGGAGGGACGATCAGGCTCGGCGGTAGGGTGCGTGACGACCTTGCTCCTGCCTGTCGTGTCTATGTCACGGCGCGGCCGGGGAGATACGAGAACGTGCTCCAGCCGGTGGCTCTGACCGGCCCTAACGAACTCGGCGAGTTCAGCCTTGAGGTCACCCTCATGGATGGCAGCCGACCGGCGTCCGTCCTCTTGGCGATCTCAGATCCAGCCCACAACGTCGCCTGGCACGATCTCCAGGTCCCATTAGCCCGACACACGTGGTTCGTGGACAGCGCCAACGTCTCCGGCATAGAGGATGGTTCCGCTGAGCACCCATTCAACACTGTCCAGGAGGGGATCAACGCCGCCGGCCTCGGCGACACTGTGCGGGTCGCCGCGGGCACTTACCGCGAGCACCTCGAGGTAGGCTGGGACAGCGATGTGACGCTTGTTGGGGCCGGCCCCAGCCGGACCGTCGTCTGGCCTCAGACCTACGCGGGGGCCGCGTTGAGGGTTGGCGAGCAATCCAAGGTCGCGGTGCAAGGGATGGCCTTTCACGGGGCCGATTGCGCTATTGACCTCGGGAAGAAAGCTGGCTTGCGCCTCGAGAACTTTCTGATAGAGTACTGCAGGCGCGGTTTGAACACCTCGGGTATTGATGCAGAAATCGACGCGCGGAGAGGGAGAATCTCCCACTGCCAGATCGGCGTACACGGCGGCGAACATCTTCCAATCCGGCTCACCAACATACTCTTCGAACGCATTGGACTGGACCATGCTGGCGACGCAGGGGTCGTCGCTGACGGAACGGTGGAGATTGTCAACTGCACCTTTGGGGAACACTACGGGGAGGACTATTCTGTGCCGGCAATTGAGATTCTTAATGGACCAGTCACTATCCGCAACACCATCATCTGGAATTGCGGCTGGGCAGTGAAAGGGAAAACAGAGGAGTGTCAAGTTGAGTACTCGTGCTTCGGCGGTTTGGAGCATGTCCCGGGTGCTTACTACAGAGATTGCTCCCAAGGCGGCACAAATCTCCCTTATGGCACAAACCCGCTGTTTGTCGCTCCTCACTATCCCGACTATGATTATCACCTGCTCCCCACCAGTCCTTGCATCGATGCCGGCGATCCGAGTGACGACTACTCCCTGGAACCGGAGCCAAATGGCGGGCGCATTGATATGGGCGCCTACGGCAATACAGCCGAGGCCACACCGAGCGGTTTGGGTGCTGTACTCTTTTTGCCGGACACTTCTGTTCAGTCTGGGGCATCCATTGGCATCCCAGTCACTGTTTCCACGGACTCCTCCATTGCATTGGCTCAATTCGTAATCGACTTCGACTCTGCATGCGTGGCCTTCGTAGGCGCACAAGTGGGAGCCGACGCTCCTGGATTTGCGGTGAGTTCGGTCAATGACAATTTGCCGTTTGCGCCCGAGGGATATGGGCCGCTCAACAAGAACGTGCTCGTGCAGATTTCAGGCGGCGGCGCTGCATGCTTCTCTGGCTCAGAAAAGCGCGTCGTTCTTCTTCAGTTCACCGTGCTGGGAGCACCAGGATGGATGACCTGGCTCCGCTTTGACACGAGGCCCTCCCACTGCTTCCTGACTACCTCGAACCTGAAGGACATAGGCGCAGGAAACATCCGTTTCCGGCACGGCTCCGTTTCTGTGCTGAATGAGTACGCCATTTCCGGGCAGGTATCCTACTGTACTTCCGCCAGGCCCGTGCCACAAGCGCAGGTGCTGCTCGATGGTCAGGTCGTGGCAACCACGGACTATGCGGGCAACTACCTCATCCCGACACTGCTCGCGGGCACCTACTCTCTTAATGTTCAGAAACATGGCGACCTGCGCGGTGCCATATCTGGAGCCGACGCACTGGCCTTGTTACGACATCTTGCTTTCTTGCCGCCCCCTTTGAACCAGTGCCAGCTGCGCGCCGGAGACCTCACGGGGGACGGAAACATCTCTGGAGCCGACGCCATCGCATTGCTGCGGTACCTGGCCTTCTTCACCACTGGCACCGGCCGCGCGGGCATCTGGGTTTTCGAACCTGATGCGGCTCTTGTTTCGGGCCCGCCAGACACACGACAGGAGTTTGTGGCCAATCTTCTGGGGGACGTAACCCAGAATTGGGCCTCCTCGCCCACAGGCCTGGAGCGAATCAGCCCCCTGGCATCCGAAACGTCCCTTCCCACTGAAAGTGAAAACGTGGGCGCGCAGTGGACCACTAAAGCGAAGGTGATTTTGCCAGACACAACCATCGTGCCTGGCTCGAAGGTAGCCCTGCCGATTCTTGTGACCACCGATTCGGTCATCGCCCTCGCTCAGTTTGTTATCAACTACGACTCCACGGCCATAAGAGTCGACAGCGTGCGCGTAGGGCGCAACGCCGCAAACTTTTTCCTGCGCTCGAACACTTCCTTGCCTTTTTCTGCTTCGTTCCCCAATGGCAAGAACCTCCTGGTGCAAGTCTGGTCAGCAGACCCCTCGCAAGGCTTCACCGGCGACAGCGCCGAAGTAGCCTTGCTTCATATTTCCGGCATAGGAACTGCAGAACAATGGTCCCCTCTGGTGATTGATTCTGAACCAGAGCGCACCTTTCTGACGACACCAAACCTCTATGACATAAGAGCCGCCGAGATACTGTTCATCCCGGGTCGGGTGAGCCTTCCCGTTGAGCTGATCTCCTTTCAGGCACAATTTGAGCACAATCGAGTGCGCCTGAACTGGATCGCCGCCGCAGAGCACGGCGCGTTCGCCTACGAGGTTGAACGGAGCCGTGACAACGTCACTTTCGTCACAATCGGTCGGGTAAATGCTCAGCCATCCGGGCGAGAAGCAACGAGCTACGAGTTCGTCGACTTCGCCGCCGCCTCTGGCGTGACGTACTACCGCCTCAAGCAGTTACATCAAGACGGAACGATGAGCTATTCGGCGCCTATCCGGGTTGATATCCCTGCGCCTCGTGCTTTCCAGCTCCACCAGAACTACCCGAACCCGTTCAACATGGAGACGACTATTCGCTATGAACTCGCCAGGCGAACGCGCATCGTGCTGATAGTCAGCGATCCCCTGGGGCGTGAGGTGCGGCGGCTGGTGCAAGATAGCCACGAGCCAGGCTACTACAGCGCTGTGTGGGATGGGAGAGACGATTTCGGGCGCGATTTGCCGAGTGGTGTCTACTTCCTCCGGCTGTCAGGAGAAGGCTTTGCGCCAATGGTGAGAAAGGCAGCACTTATCAAGTGA